From the genome of bacterium, one region includes:
- the rpsD gene encoding 30S ribosomal protein S4 → MKFTGSKIKKSRALGIPLSPKAERYLDRKPYPPGQHGKLQQMRRRKMSPYKTQLLEKQKLRAQYNIHERQLRNYYAKASRKGDMVNSLVQELESRLDTVVLRGGLARSIYAARQYVSHGHILVDGRKVNIASYRVRPNQVVGIREKSRNLDCIQIALDTSQTVPPYLERDKKSMTVKFLYDPPRSEVPLMCEVPLVIEFYSR, encoded by the coding sequence GTGAAGTTCACCGGTTCTAAGATCAAGAAGTCCCGCGCGCTGGGGATCCCCCTGTCGCCGAAGGCCGAGCGCTACCTCGACCGCAAGCCCTACCCGCCCGGACAGCACGGCAAGCTGCAGCAGATGCGGCGCCGCAAGATGTCCCCGTACAAGACCCAGCTGCTGGAGAAGCAGAAGCTGCGCGCCCAGTACAACATCCACGAGCGCCAGCTGCGCAACTACTACGCGAAGGCCTCGCGCAAGGGCGACATGGTCAACTCGCTGGTGCAGGAGCTGGAGTCGCGCCTGGACACCGTGGTCCTGCGCGGCGGCCTCGCCCGCTCGATCTACGCCGCGCGCCAGTACGTGAGCCACGGCCACATCCTGGTCGACGGCCGCAAGGTCAACATCGCCAGCTACCGCGTCCGCCCCAACCAGGTCGTCGGCATCCGCGAGAAGAGCCGCAACCTCGACTGCATCCAGATCGCGCTGGACACGTCGCAGACCGTGCCGCCCTACCTGGAGCGCGACAAGAAGTCCATGACCGTGAAGTTCCTCTACGACCCCCCGCGGTCGGAGGTCCCGCTGATGTGCGAGGTGCCGCTGGTCATCGAGTTCTACTCGCGCTGA